A DNA window from Coffea arabica cultivar ET-39 chromosome 6c, Coffea Arabica ET-39 HiFi, whole genome shotgun sequence contains the following coding sequences:
- the LOC113693964 gene encoding eukaryotic initiation factor 4A-15, producing MAAAIMDCTNWDEDVYRDSILQHRETLCRTVFRTAFAPNPGNSNSNPDVIVTACSDGSIASYSISSCLGLGFGNARAAHNFLVAEPNFLIQGHEGPAYDVKFYGHGEDSLLLSCGDDGRIRGWKWKEIADFDVPGQGGNMQPVIDLVNPQHKGPWSALSPIPENNAVAVDTQNGSIFAAAGDSCAYCWDLEKSKIKTVFRGHSDYLHCIVAQSSHSQIITGSEDGTIRIWDCKSGKCVERINPGKDKSLKDASPYISCIALDDSESWLACGSGRSLSLWNLLACECVSRMSTNASVQDVLFDNNQILAVGTEPVVSRFDMNGDTISKIQCAPQSSFSVSLHSSGVVAVAGYGALVDIISQFGSHLCTFRCRGLCRCLTFEKLAVMAGVATDGSQFDARQYDTKMSDLLSAGGQDFFTSYDEVWDSFDGMGLQENLLRGIYAYGFEKPSAIQQRGIVPFCKGLDVIQQAQSGTGKTATFCSGVLQQLDYGLVQSQALVLAPTRELAQQIEKVMRALGDYLGVKVHACVGGTSVREDQRILASGVHVVVGTPGRVFDMLQRRSLRPDHLKMFVLDEADEMLSRGFKDQIYNIFQLLPSKVQVGVFSATMPPEALEITRKFMNKPVRILVKRDELTLEGIKQFFVNVDKEEWKLETLCDLYETLAITQSVIFVNTRRKVDWLTDKMRSRDHTVSATHGDMDQNTRDIIMREFRSGSSRVLITTDLLARGIDVQQVSLVINYDLPTQPENYLHRIGRSGRFGRKGVAINFVTRDDERMLSDIQRFYNVVIEELPSNVADLL from the exons ATGGCGGCAGCAATAATGGACTGCACAAACTGGGATGAAGACGTCTACAGAGACTCCATTTTGCAGCACCGGGAAACTCTTTGTCGGACCGTTTTCCGAACCGCCTTCGCCCCAAACCCTGGTAATTCTAACTCAAATCCTGACGTCATCGTCACGGCCTGCAGCGACGGCTCCATCGCCTCTTACTCCATCTCCTCTTGCCTC ggtttgggttttgggaaTGCTAGAGCTGCTCACAA TTTTTTGGTAGCGGAACCTAATTTTTTGATCCAAGGACATGAAGGCCCTGCTTATGATGTTAAATTTTACGGCCATGGCGAGGATTCTTTATTACTGAG TTGCGGGGATGATGGTCGAATTCGAGGGTGGAAATGGAAAGAAATAGCAGATTTTGATGTGCCTGGGCAAG GGGGAAATATGCAGCCAGTTATTGACTTGGTGAATCCTCAGCACAA AGGTCCGTGGAGCGCACTTTCTCCAATCCCAGAGAACAATGCTGTTGCTGTTGACACTCAG AATGGATCTATTTTTGCCGCTGCTGGTGACTCTTGTGCATATTGCTGGGATTTG GAGAAGTCTAAAATCAAAACAGTTTTCAGGGGTCACTCCGACTATCTGCATTGCATTGTTGCCCAAAGCTCTCACAGTCAG ATAATCACTGGCTCAGAGGATGGGACAATACGAATATGGG ACTGCAAAAGTGGGAAGTGTGTAGAAAGAATTAATCCAGGGAAGGATAAGTCTTTGAAAGACGCCTCTCCATATATCAGTTGCATTGCTCTCGATGATAGTGAGAGCTGGTTG GCTTGTGGGAGTGGTAGGTCATTATCTCTTTGGAATCTTCTTGCTTGCGAGTGTGTGTCAAGGATGAGCACAAATGCTTCTGTACAGGATGTTTTATTTGACAATAACCAA ATATTAGCAGTTGGGACAGAACCAGTGGTCAGCCGGTTTGACATGAATGGAGATACTATTTCCAAGATACAATGTGCTCCACAGTCTTCATTTTCTGTCTCTTTACATTCTTCTGGG GTTGTCGCTGTGGCTGGTTATGGAGCATTGGTGGATATCATCTCGCAGTTTGGGAGCCACTTGTGTACATTCCGGTGCAGAGGGCTT TGTAGGTGCctaacttttgaaaaattggcAGTCATGGCAGGTGTGGCAACAGATGGATCACAGTTTGATGCTCGCCAATATGATACCAAAATGAGTGATTT GCTTTCGGCTGGTGGACAAGATTTCTTTACATCATATGATGAGGTCTGGGACAGCTTTGATGGTATGGGTTTGCAGGAGAACCTCTTGAGGGGCATCTATGCATATG GATTTGAAAAACCCTCTGCTATTCAACAAAGGGGAATCGTACCTTTCTGCAAAGGTCTTGATGTTATTCAACAGGCTCAATCTGGAACTGGGAAAACCGCTACTTTCTGCTCTGGTGTCCTTCAACAGCTAGACTATGGACTGGTTCAAAGCCAGGCTTTGGTTTTGGCACCTACTCGTGAGCTTGCACAGCAAATTGAGAAGGTTATGCGAGCGCTGGGAGACTACCTTGGGGTAAAGGTGCATGCTTGTGTAGGAGGAACCAGCGTCCGTGAGGACCAACGCATTTTGGCCTCCGGAGTTCATGTTGTTGTTGGAACTCCCGGGCGTGTATTTGACATGCTGCAAAGACGGTCCCTTAGACCTGACCATCTTAAAATGTTTGTGTTGGATGAGGCCGATGAAATGCTTTCTCGAGGTTTCAAGGATCAG ATCTATAACATTTTCCAACTTCTGCCTTCAAAAGTCCAAGTTGGAGTTTTCTCCGCAACAATGCCTCCTGAAGCGCTCGAGATAacgaggaaattcatgaataaaCCTGTCAGGATCCTTGTCAAACGTGATGAGCTCACACTGGAGGGCATAAAGCAGTTCTTTGTGAACGTTGATAAGGAAGAATGGAAGCTCGAGACGCTTTGCGATCTGTACGAGACCTTAGCCATCACTCAGAGTGTGATCTTCGTGAACACTCGAAGAAAGGTCGACTGGTTGACTGACAAGATGCGTAGCCGGGATCATACGGTCTCTGCCACTCACGGTGACATGGATCAGAACACTAGAGACATAATAATGCGCGAGTTCCGTTCTGGTTCATCTCGTGTTCTTATTACCACGGATCTTTTGGCTCGAGGCATCGATGTCCAACAAGTTTCCCTTGTTATAAACTATGATCTTCCGACGCAGCCTGAAAACTACCTCCACCGCATCGGACGCAGTGGACGTTTTGGGAGGAAAGGTGTTGCCATCAACTTCGTGACGAGAGACGATGAAAGAATGCTCTCTGACATTCAAAGGTTCTACAACGTAGTAATTGAGGAGCTGCCATCAAACGTTGCGGATCTTCTCTGA
- the LOC113691453 gene encoding disease resistance protein RPS2 isoform X2 has protein sequence MDVVSPLVNLLTTIVNYIFPRVDNVVNLDQSIHSLEGALVELTEARDDLKKQVDRAELLGLTCTNQVKGWLVRVESVETEVRSITQDVENGRSNGCCGKNYCSRYKFSGKVLRILSAINDLKGKAILDVNLADGLLLVPVVEIPTRPAIGIELMLKSVQELLKEVNTGIIGIYGIGGIGKTTLLKSINNGFLTLEHDFDVVIWAVVSKELVVEKIQQAIGVRLGLSWDENQFQELRTSRIYSVMRRRKFLLLLDDVWEGLDFEKIGVPLPSRENGCKVIFTTRSMDVCSDMDANCKLKVEFLNERQSWQLFHEKVGRQMMDSTVISAYADTIVRKCGGLPLALVTIGRAMANKQTEEEWKYAIEVLNKSPSELRGMEDVFTLLKFSYDNLENDILRLCFLYCSLFPEDYPIEKEQIIEYWAGEGFLGSAGDDVHTIGHAIIGSLKVACFLENGEEETQVKMHDVVRSFALWVASGGGKNGAKILMQASSGLTEAPAAENWEAAQRISLLDNEITEISGTPVCPHLSTLLLQWNSDLNKISENFFQYMPNLKVLDLSLTSLREIPKNIGNLAELQHLDLSGTKISTLPRELGGLAKLRLLDLQRNRYLKSIPHTAITGLSRLKVLNFYYSFGDWELQGLDDDDQARLSDLESLQHLTSLGITLANLYALERLSGSRTLRRCVKYLYIRECEGFYNLQLSHSTGDGERLRRLSINNCPDFKYLAIIDGAENNWLPNLEVLAMHGLPSLISVWRNPMSKGCLRNLRSVNIWEMEEIISGDQVEDEDYLNAFPRLRIMSIRKLPKLKSISQENMSFPSLKKIAVIDCPKLNKLPLKAHNVAELPTIYCYKEWWDALEWDDADTKSTFLPHFTSA, from the exons ATGGATGTTGTGAGCCCTCTGGTCAACCTTCTCACCACCATTGTTAATTACATTTTCCCAAGAGTAGATAATGTTGTGAATTTGGATCAAAGCATTCACTCCCTCGAGGGTGCTCTGGTGGAGCTCACAGAAGCCAGGGATGacttgaagaaacaagttgatcgagcaGAACTTTTGGGATTAACATGCACTAACCAAGTCAAAGGTTGGCTGGTAAGAGTAGAAAGTGTGGAAACAGAAGTAAGATCCATCACACAAGATGTTGAAAATGGAAGGAGTAATGGTTGCTGTGGAAAGAACTACTGTTCAAGATATAAATTCAGCGGGAAGGTTTTGCGGATTCTTTCAGCAATCAATGACTTGAAGGGAAAAGCGATTTTGGATGTCAACCTTGCTGATGGACTGCTTCTTGTTCCTGTGGTGGAAATACCTACTAGGCCAGCTATAGGGATAGAATTGATGCTGAAAAGTGTGCAAGAATTGCTCAAGGAGGTGAATACTGGGATTATTGGAATATATGGAATTGGTGGGATAGGGAAGACTACCCTTCTGAAGAGCATAAATAATGGCTTTTTGACATTAGAGCATGACTTTGATGTGGTAATCTGGGCTGTGGTGTCTAAAGAACTTGTTGTTGAGAAAATTCAGCAAGCCATTGGGGTGAGGTTAGGCTTGTCTTGGGATGAAAACCAGTTCCAGGAATTGCGAACTTCAAGGATATACAGTGTCATGAGGAGGAGGAAATTTCTACTGCTCTTAGATGATGTTTGGGAAGGGCTTGATTTTGAGAAGATTGGAGTTCCTCTTCCCAGCAGGGAAAACGGATGCAAAGTCATATTCACCACTCGCTCAATGGATGTTTGCAGCGACATGGATGCCAATTGCAAGCTGAAGGTGGAGTTCTTGAATGAGCGGCAATCATGGCAGCTTTTTCATGAAAAGGTTGGGAGACAGATGATGGATTCAACAGTCATTTCAGCTTATGCGGATACCATTGTCAGAAAATGTGGAGGCCTTCCACTAGCTCTAGTCACCATTGGAAGGGCTATGGCAAACAAACAAACAGAAGAGGAGTGGAAGTATGCCATAGAAGTGCTGAACAAATCTCCTTCAGAACTCCGTGGTATGGAAGATGTTTTTACACTGCTTAAATTCAGCTATGACAATCTAGAGAATGATATACTAAGATTATGCTTCTTGTATTGTTCATTATTTCCTGAAGACTATCCAATAGAGAAAGAACAGATTATAGAATACTGGGCAGGGGAGGGGTTTCTAGGTAGCGCTGGTGATGATGTCCATACAATAGGACATGCTATCATTGGTTCTCTCAAAGTagcttgtttcttggaaaatggTGAAGAGGAAACCCAAGTAAAGATGCATGATGTTGTCAGAAGTTTTGCTTTATGGGTTGCATCCGGTGGTGGAAAGAATGGCGCTAAAATCTTAATGCAGGCTAGCTCAGGACTGACAGAAGCACCTGCAGCTGAAAACTGGGAAGCAGCACAGAGAATTTCATTACTGGATAATGAAATCACTGAAATATCTGGAACTCCTGTTTGTCCTCATTTGTCTACCTTGCTGCTACAATGGAACAGCGATCTCAACAAAATCtcagaaaatttttttcaatatatGCCCAATCTCAAGGTTTTGGACTTATCACTTACCAGTCTCAGAGAGATACCAAAGAACATTGGTAATCTGGCTGAGTTGCAGCATCTTGATTTGTCAGGAACTAAAATAAGCACGCTGCCTAGAGAATTGGGAGGTCTGGCAAAGCTGAGGCTTTTGGATCTGCAACGCAATCGGTATCTTAAGAGCATTCCACATACAGCGATAACTGGACTGTCTCGATTGAAAGTACTGAACTTCTATTACAGTTTTGGGGATTGGGAGTTGCAAGGTCTTGACGATGATGATCAAGCTAGGCTCTCCGACTTGGAATCCTTGCAACATCTGACCTCCTTAGGGATCACATTGGCCAATTTATATGCCCTGGAAAGGCTATCTGGTAGCAGAACTTTGCGCAGATGTGTAAAATACTTGTATATAAGGGAGTGCGAAGGCTTTTATAACTTGCAACTATCACACAGTACAGGAGATGGTGAGAGACTACGAAGGCTCAGCATTAACAACTGTCCAGACTTTAAGTATTTGGCAATCATTGATGGGGCTGAGAATAACTGGCTGCCAAACCTTGAGGTTCTTGCCATGCACGGTCTTCCAAGCTTGATATCGGTATGGAGAAATCCAATGAGCAAAGGATGCCTCCGAAATCTTCGTTCTGTCAACATCTG GGAGATGGAAGAAATAATAAGCGGAGATCAAGTGGAAGATGAGGATTACCTGAATGCTTTTCCTCGCCTCAGAATCATGTCAATTAGAAAACTGCCTAAATTAAAGAGCATCTCTCAAGAGAATATGTCTTTTCCATCTTTGAAGAAAATTGCTGTGATAGATTGTCCAAAGCTGAATAAGCTACCACTCAAGGCCCATAATGTAGCAGAACTGCCAACTATCTACTGTTACAAGGAGTGGTGGGATGCTCTGGAGTGGGATGATGCAGACACCAAATCCACCTTCCTTCCCCACTTCACATCAGCATGA
- the LOC113691453 gene encoding disease resistance protein RPS2 isoform X3 — MDVVSPLVNLLTTIVNYIFPRVDNVVNLDQSIHSLEGALVELTEARDDLKKQVDRAELLGLTCTNQVKGWLVRVESVETEVRSITQDVENGRSNGCCGKNYCSRYKFSGKVLRILSAINDLKGKAILDVNLADGLLLVPVVEIPTRPAIGIELMLKSVQELLKEVNTGIIGIYGIGGIGKTTLLKSINNGFLTLEHDFDVVIWAVVSKELVVEKIQQAIGVRLGLSWDENQFQELRTSRIYSVMRRRKFLLLLDDVWEGLDFEKIGVPLPSRENGCKVIFTTRSMDVCSDMDANCKLKVEFLNERQSWQLFHEKVGRQMMDSTVISAYADTIVRKCGGLPLALVTIGRAMANKQTEEEWKYAIEVLNKSPSELRDYPIEKEQIIEYWAGEGFLGSAGDDVHTIGHAIIGSLKVACFLENGEEETQVKMHDVVRSFALWVASGGGKNGAKILMQASSGLTEAPAAENWEAAQRISLLDNEITEISGTPVCPHLSTLLLQWNSDLNKISENFFQYMPNLKVLDLSLTSLREIPKNIGNLAELQHLDLSGTKISTLPRELGGLAKLRLLDLQRNRYLKSIPHTAITGLSRLKVLNFYYSFGDWELQGLDDDDQARLSDLESLQHLTSLGITLANLYALERLSGSRTLRRCVKYLYIRECEGFYNLQLSHSTGDGERLRRLSINNCPDFKYLAIIDGAENNWLPNLEVLAMHGLPSLISVWRNPMSKGCLRNLRSVNIWYCDKLKNVSWILKLPKLEMIYLFYCREMEEIISGDQVEDEDYLNAFPRLRIMSIRKLPKLKSISQENMSFPSLKKIAVIDCPKLNKLPLKAHNVAELPTIYCYKEWWDALEWDDADTKSTFLPHFTSA; from the exons ATGGATGTTGTGAGCCCTCTGGTCAACCTTCTCACCACCATTGTTAATTACATTTTCCCAAGAGTAGATAATGTTGTGAATTTGGATCAAAGCATTCACTCCCTCGAGGGTGCTCTGGTGGAGCTCACAGAAGCCAGGGATGacttgaagaaacaagttgatcgagcaGAACTTTTGGGATTAACATGCACTAACCAAGTCAAAGGTTGGCTGGTAAGAGTAGAAAGTGTGGAAACAGAAGTAAGATCCATCACACAAGATGTTGAAAATGGAAGGAGTAATGGTTGCTGTGGAAAGAACTACTGTTCAAGATATAAATTCAGCGGGAAGGTTTTGCGGATTCTTTCAGCAATCAATGACTTGAAGGGAAAAGCGATTTTGGATGTCAACCTTGCTGATGGACTGCTTCTTGTTCCTGTGGTGGAAATACCTACTAGGCCAGCTATAGGGATAGAATTGATGCTGAAAAGTGTGCAAGAATTGCTCAAGGAGGTGAATACTGGGATTATTGGAATATATGGAATTGGTGGGATAGGGAAGACTACCCTTCTGAAGAGCATAAATAATGGCTTTTTGACATTAGAGCATGACTTTGATGTGGTAATCTGGGCTGTGGTGTCTAAAGAACTTGTTGTTGAGAAAATTCAGCAAGCCATTGGGGTGAGGTTAGGCTTGTCTTGGGATGAAAACCAGTTCCAGGAATTGCGAACTTCAAGGATATACAGTGTCATGAGGAGGAGGAAATTTCTACTGCTCTTAGATGATGTTTGGGAAGGGCTTGATTTTGAGAAGATTGGAGTTCCTCTTCCCAGCAGGGAAAACGGATGCAAAGTCATATTCACCACTCGCTCAATGGATGTTTGCAGCGACATGGATGCCAATTGCAAGCTGAAGGTGGAGTTCTTGAATGAGCGGCAATCATGGCAGCTTTTTCATGAAAAGGTTGGGAGACAGATGATGGATTCAACAGTCATTTCAGCTTATGCGGATACCATTGTCAGAAAATGTGGAGGCCTTCCACTAGCTCTAGTCACCATTGGAAGGGCTATGGCAAACAAACAAACAGAAGAGGAGTGGAAGTATGCCATAGAAGTGCTGAACAAATCTCCTTCAGAACTCCGTG ACTATCCAATAGAGAAAGAACAGATTATAGAATACTGGGCAGGGGAGGGGTTTCTAGGTAGCGCTGGTGATGATGTCCATACAATAGGACATGCTATCATTGGTTCTCTCAAAGTagcttgtttcttggaaaatggTGAAGAGGAAACCCAAGTAAAGATGCATGATGTTGTCAGAAGTTTTGCTTTATGGGTTGCATCCGGTGGTGGAAAGAATGGCGCTAAAATCTTAATGCAGGCTAGCTCAGGACTGACAGAAGCACCTGCAGCTGAAAACTGGGAAGCAGCACAGAGAATTTCATTACTGGATAATGAAATCACTGAAATATCTGGAACTCCTGTTTGTCCTCATTTGTCTACCTTGCTGCTACAATGGAACAGCGATCTCAACAAAATCtcagaaaatttttttcaatatatGCCCAATCTCAAGGTTTTGGACTTATCACTTACCAGTCTCAGAGAGATACCAAAGAACATTGGTAATCTGGCTGAGTTGCAGCATCTTGATTTGTCAGGAACTAAAATAAGCACGCTGCCTAGAGAATTGGGAGGTCTGGCAAAGCTGAGGCTTTTGGATCTGCAACGCAATCGGTATCTTAAGAGCATTCCACATACAGCGATAACTGGACTGTCTCGATTGAAAGTACTGAACTTCTATTACAGTTTTGGGGATTGGGAGTTGCAAGGTCTTGACGATGATGATCAAGCTAGGCTCTCCGACTTGGAATCCTTGCAACATCTGACCTCCTTAGGGATCACATTGGCCAATTTATATGCCCTGGAAAGGCTATCTGGTAGCAGAACTTTGCGCAGATGTGTAAAATACTTGTATATAAGGGAGTGCGAAGGCTTTTATAACTTGCAACTATCACACAGTACAGGAGATGGTGAGAGACTACGAAGGCTCAGCATTAACAACTGTCCAGACTTTAAGTATTTGGCAATCATTGATGGGGCTGAGAATAACTGGCTGCCAAACCTTGAGGTTCTTGCCATGCACGGTCTTCCAAGCTTGATATCGGTATGGAGAAATCCAATGAGCAAAGGATGCCTCCGAAATCTTCGTTCTGTCAACATCTGGTACTGTGACAAATTGAAGAACGTTAGCTGGATTTTAAAGCTTCCAAAGCTTGAAATGATTTACTTATTTTACTGTAGGGAGATGGAAGAAATAATAAGCGGAGATCAAGTGGAAGATGAGGATTACCTGAATGCTTTTCCTCGCCTCAGAATCATGTCAATTAGAAAACTGCCTAAATTAAAGAGCATCTCTCAAGAGAATATGTCTTTTCCATCTTTGAAGAAAATTGCTGTGATAGATTGTCCAAAGCTGAATAAGCTACCACTCAAGGCCCATAATGTAGCAGAACTGCCAACTATCTACTGTTACAAGGAGTGGTGGGATGCTCTGGAGTGGGATGATGCAGACACCAAATCCACCTTCCTTCCCCACTTCACATCAGCATGA
- the LOC113691453 gene encoding disease resistance protein RPS2 isoform X1, with translation MDVVSPLVNLLTTIVNYIFPRVDNVVNLDQSIHSLEGALVELTEARDDLKKQVDRAELLGLTCTNQVKGWLVRVESVETEVRSITQDVENGRSNGCCGKNYCSRYKFSGKVLRILSAINDLKGKAILDVNLADGLLLVPVVEIPTRPAIGIELMLKSVQELLKEVNTGIIGIYGIGGIGKTTLLKSINNGFLTLEHDFDVVIWAVVSKELVVEKIQQAIGVRLGLSWDENQFQELRTSRIYSVMRRRKFLLLLDDVWEGLDFEKIGVPLPSRENGCKVIFTTRSMDVCSDMDANCKLKVEFLNERQSWQLFHEKVGRQMMDSTVISAYADTIVRKCGGLPLALVTIGRAMANKQTEEEWKYAIEVLNKSPSELRGMEDVFTLLKFSYDNLENDILRLCFLYCSLFPEDYPIEKEQIIEYWAGEGFLGSAGDDVHTIGHAIIGSLKVACFLENGEEETQVKMHDVVRSFALWVASGGGKNGAKILMQASSGLTEAPAAENWEAAQRISLLDNEITEISGTPVCPHLSTLLLQWNSDLNKISENFFQYMPNLKVLDLSLTSLREIPKNIGNLAELQHLDLSGTKISTLPRELGGLAKLRLLDLQRNRYLKSIPHTAITGLSRLKVLNFYYSFGDWELQGLDDDDQARLSDLESLQHLTSLGITLANLYALERLSGSRTLRRCVKYLYIRECEGFYNLQLSHSTGDGERLRRLSINNCPDFKYLAIIDGAENNWLPNLEVLAMHGLPSLISVWRNPMSKGCLRNLRSVNIWYCDKLKNVSWILKLPKLEMIYLFYCREMEEIISGDQVEDEDYLNAFPRLRIMSIRKLPKLKSISQENMSFPSLKKIAVIDCPKLNKLPLKAHNVAELPTIYCYKEWWDALEWDDADTKSTFLPHFTSA, from the coding sequence ATGGATGTTGTGAGCCCTCTGGTCAACCTTCTCACCACCATTGTTAATTACATTTTCCCAAGAGTAGATAATGTTGTGAATTTGGATCAAAGCATTCACTCCCTCGAGGGTGCTCTGGTGGAGCTCACAGAAGCCAGGGATGacttgaagaaacaagttgatcgagcaGAACTTTTGGGATTAACATGCACTAACCAAGTCAAAGGTTGGCTGGTAAGAGTAGAAAGTGTGGAAACAGAAGTAAGATCCATCACACAAGATGTTGAAAATGGAAGGAGTAATGGTTGCTGTGGAAAGAACTACTGTTCAAGATATAAATTCAGCGGGAAGGTTTTGCGGATTCTTTCAGCAATCAATGACTTGAAGGGAAAAGCGATTTTGGATGTCAACCTTGCTGATGGACTGCTTCTTGTTCCTGTGGTGGAAATACCTACTAGGCCAGCTATAGGGATAGAATTGATGCTGAAAAGTGTGCAAGAATTGCTCAAGGAGGTGAATACTGGGATTATTGGAATATATGGAATTGGTGGGATAGGGAAGACTACCCTTCTGAAGAGCATAAATAATGGCTTTTTGACATTAGAGCATGACTTTGATGTGGTAATCTGGGCTGTGGTGTCTAAAGAACTTGTTGTTGAGAAAATTCAGCAAGCCATTGGGGTGAGGTTAGGCTTGTCTTGGGATGAAAACCAGTTCCAGGAATTGCGAACTTCAAGGATATACAGTGTCATGAGGAGGAGGAAATTTCTACTGCTCTTAGATGATGTTTGGGAAGGGCTTGATTTTGAGAAGATTGGAGTTCCTCTTCCCAGCAGGGAAAACGGATGCAAAGTCATATTCACCACTCGCTCAATGGATGTTTGCAGCGACATGGATGCCAATTGCAAGCTGAAGGTGGAGTTCTTGAATGAGCGGCAATCATGGCAGCTTTTTCATGAAAAGGTTGGGAGACAGATGATGGATTCAACAGTCATTTCAGCTTATGCGGATACCATTGTCAGAAAATGTGGAGGCCTTCCACTAGCTCTAGTCACCATTGGAAGGGCTATGGCAAACAAACAAACAGAAGAGGAGTGGAAGTATGCCATAGAAGTGCTGAACAAATCTCCTTCAGAACTCCGTGGTATGGAAGATGTTTTTACACTGCTTAAATTCAGCTATGACAATCTAGAGAATGATATACTAAGATTATGCTTCTTGTATTGTTCATTATTTCCTGAAGACTATCCAATAGAGAAAGAACAGATTATAGAATACTGGGCAGGGGAGGGGTTTCTAGGTAGCGCTGGTGATGATGTCCATACAATAGGACATGCTATCATTGGTTCTCTCAAAGTagcttgtttcttggaaaatggTGAAGAGGAAACCCAAGTAAAGATGCATGATGTTGTCAGAAGTTTTGCTTTATGGGTTGCATCCGGTGGTGGAAAGAATGGCGCTAAAATCTTAATGCAGGCTAGCTCAGGACTGACAGAAGCACCTGCAGCTGAAAACTGGGAAGCAGCACAGAGAATTTCATTACTGGATAATGAAATCACTGAAATATCTGGAACTCCTGTTTGTCCTCATTTGTCTACCTTGCTGCTACAATGGAACAGCGATCTCAACAAAATCtcagaaaatttttttcaatatatGCCCAATCTCAAGGTTTTGGACTTATCACTTACCAGTCTCAGAGAGATACCAAAGAACATTGGTAATCTGGCTGAGTTGCAGCATCTTGATTTGTCAGGAACTAAAATAAGCACGCTGCCTAGAGAATTGGGAGGTCTGGCAAAGCTGAGGCTTTTGGATCTGCAACGCAATCGGTATCTTAAGAGCATTCCACATACAGCGATAACTGGACTGTCTCGATTGAAAGTACTGAACTTCTATTACAGTTTTGGGGATTGGGAGTTGCAAGGTCTTGACGATGATGATCAAGCTAGGCTCTCCGACTTGGAATCCTTGCAACATCTGACCTCCTTAGGGATCACATTGGCCAATTTATATGCCCTGGAAAGGCTATCTGGTAGCAGAACTTTGCGCAGATGTGTAAAATACTTGTATATAAGGGAGTGCGAAGGCTTTTATAACTTGCAACTATCACACAGTACAGGAGATGGTGAGAGACTACGAAGGCTCAGCATTAACAACTGTCCAGACTTTAAGTATTTGGCAATCATTGATGGGGCTGAGAATAACTGGCTGCCAAACCTTGAGGTTCTTGCCATGCACGGTCTTCCAAGCTTGATATCGGTATGGAGAAATCCAATGAGCAAAGGATGCCTCCGAAATCTTCGTTCTGTCAACATCTGGTACTGTGACAAATTGAAGAACGTTAGCTGGATTTTAAAGCTTCCAAAGCTTGAAATGATTTACTTATTTTACTGTAGGGAGATGGAAGAAATAATAAGCGGAGATCAAGTGGAAGATGAGGATTACCTGAATGCTTTTCCTCGCCTCAGAATCATGTCAATTAGAAAACTGCCTAAATTAAAGAGCATCTCTCAAGAGAATATGTCTTTTCCATCTTTGAAGAAAATTGCTGTGATAGATTGTCCAAAGCTGAATAAGCTACCACTCAAGGCCCATAATGTAGCAGAACTGCCAACTATCTACTGTTACAAGGAGTGGTGGGATGCTCTGGAGTGGGATGATGCAGACACCAAATCCACCTTCCTTCCCCACTTCACATCAGCATGA